The genomic region GCGGAGTAAGCTGGTATTGTGCGGTAAAAAATCAGTAGAATTAATCAGACGTTTCAAATCTTCAAGCCAGTCCCGATAGGAAGCATTGTTTGCCCGCTGTTCCAGCATTTTATAATTGACAGTAACCAGCCATCGGGTGGCCTCTGTAAGCGCCACATCTTCACCAAACAAACTCAGATGGGAAGCTAATCGGGCATACCCTGGGTTCTCGAATACCTTCTCCATTTCGGTTGAGCCTCCTGAAAACCGTCGAAAAGGGCCATATCCGGCAGAAAACCAACCTTCCTTCCCTTTCCAGAGAGCAGCAGGCACCTGATTTTGTACACCTGTGGTTGTATCAAAAAACACATTACCCTCCGGATCTCTCCTGAAATTGAGTTGTAATGTAAAACTCTTGCCTATACCAGATGTACTATCCTGACTATCAATCCCCTCTTCTGGTTCAATACCTAGTTCTACACTCCCATTGTCTTCCTTCCAGGTGATCCAGTTATTCCAGTTAGGTTTGATTCCCAGTATTTCTTCGGGACCTACCAGGCCTAACGCAATAGAGCGAATGATACTTGACTTTCCGGCACCATTGTCTCCAATAAGCACATGCCAGCCGGCAGGGTTCTCAAACTCCATTTCAAAGCGCTGAATGGATCGGATGTTTTTGATACTTACTTTTTGTATGTACATGTGCTTTAAAATTCAGGTTGAGCTGCTGCTGAAAGAATATTCTAGGATAAAATAATGATCTATTCGTACTAATCTCGTCTCGTACTAGTCAGGAGACGCAAAATTAGCTACTTTACATACTTTCGAAAGGCCGAAATGATTTGAAAGATGAAAAAAGAGATAATTATACGATGTAACCCATCTAGTAAGGACAAACCAAAATTCATATCCAAGTGCCAAGGAATCACCTTAGATGGCTCAGGAAAGATTTGTTTTAATGAACGGGTAGGATTAAATAACTGAGCCCAAACTGTGCTGCAATGTGTGAAGGCATTCCAGGTAGCCCAAAGATCGTCCGACGAAGTAGCAGGAAACCAACTTAACTCCTTTGTTGCTGCAATCACTATAAAGAACCAAAACAGAGTAGTAAGTACTAATGCCCATCCTAATGGCTTGACCCAATTCAAACCAAAGTCATTTGTCTGACCTAACCACAAAATTAGGCGGTCGTTATTCCACCATCCTTTGTGTTTTAGAATAAGGTAGTCTTTAAATACTTGTAATTCTCTTGCTTGAAATTCCAACGCCTGAATGCGGTCTCCCTGTTTTTCAGAAGCTTGCTTGAGCTGTCTATAAACTTCTCGTTTGCTTTGTAGATTCTTTATACTTTTAATATTTGGTGTATCATGGAGAGATGTAGAAAGTTGGTTATCATTGAACCAGTCTATGCCTAAGGTAGCTATCTCACTAAAAATTGAATTAATAATTTTGAGGTCTGTAAAGCTTCTGAAAGAGAAATCATACAGTTGGGCTTTTCCAAGGTTTGAGTTAATTAAGTTAAGTTGAGAGCTGTTTCCTGAAATGGCCTTACAAGAAGAGATAATTAGATTACCATAGTTAGTAAAGCTATTGAAGTCTATTCTTGCAAAATCGCAATCATTAAAGACAATGTTCCCTTTATGATTATCATTCTTGATAACAAGGTGGTCGATTTGGCATTGTTTTACCTGAAATGTTCCTACTAACCCTTGTGAACATATTATAGTAATCTTTTTAACTGATTGATTAGCACCCTTTACACTTAAAGCAGTTCCAAATTGAGTATTATCAATGTATATATTTTTTAATGGATTACTGACTTTGTGAAAGTCGTAAATCAATGATCTTTTAAAGTTATCGTTGTAGACAGTTAGATTTTCGACAAGTACAACATTCTTTATATTTACATCATCTTTGTATTCCCCATTATTAAAGATAATAGAATTAAGGCTTCCATTAGATATTTGAATATCCTTATCAAACCCAGATTCAATAAAAGATATACTATCCGCATCATTATGCCATAATCTAACGCCTGATGAAACTTTCGATTTTCGAAATTCAATATATCTTATTCTATTATCGTCAATATCAAGCTTTTTATTAACTGTAACCTCATCAAATAAGATACTTCCTTCTCTACATTTCAGCCTTTCAAAAATTAAATGCTCAACTTTTGTTTGCTCAGTAAAAGTTATTCCTCTAGCTAAACTGCTATCAAAAATTTTTATAGAACTATTTATTTTACAAGCTTGAAAGATAAGATTGTGGCTATCAATTAAATGATCTGGAGGAGGTCCTACAGCTGTAACATTGTCAAATTTAATTTCGCCTTGAAATTCACAATTTATAAATTTAATACCAGCTCCAAGTCCAACTGATCTAAATTCCACATCTTTAGCAAACATGACATTTTCAATTATTACATAATGAAAATTCCTTACAATGCCAAAGATAATTGGCTGAGAAATTTCTACATCCTTTATTGAAACTATCTGATTGGAAGTAGAGCCATTAAAATATCCTAAAAAAGCTCCTGGTGTTATATTAGTTCTACTCATGAATGTATTAGTTTCTGTATATTAGAACAACCGCAATTGCTCTGTTTCAAATAATGTAGCTTTTTCTTCTCCCAACAATTCGGCTTCTTCCATTATGTCCGGATTGGTAAATGCGTCCCGAAGTACGGTTTGCATTAACTGCTCAGCTTGCTGCTGACTGGTAGTGATTTGTGCTTCGAGTTGGGTGCACAAAGTCATCAGAGATTCTACTTTTTCAACAATGCGGTTTTGTTCAGCAAAAGGTGGGAGAGGAATTAGCAAACTGTACATCTGCTCTCTTGAAATATTTTTCATTGAGTCACTTGTTCCTGTTGCGACTTCCTTATAATATTCTCTTGCTATAGAAGAATTGTTCAATAGATTTATGTAATGTTTATCTACTTTGCTACTAAAGAGAAAGCGGATAGATTTATCACTTAAAAGTACATTTAAGGAAACTTTACCAACTACTACACTTTTGCCAACAAGATCTTCTGTATTTGCTCTTGAAATTAAATAATCTCCTTCATGGATTTGATATGCCAAAGTTGGCTGTGTATTACGTAATAACGCCTTATTTTCTTTCTCATTAAAAGCATCCCAAGATATAGCGCTGACTTTTATAACACCCCATTCCGGATACTCAGCTGGATATTTCTCACATGTAAAACTTTTTCCAGATTCAGATTTTAATGTAACATCTCCTAACCTACACCACACCCAACCTTGAGGCAGCTCGAAGGGGATTTCTTCGGGGGTGATGGGTGGTAAGGGCTTTTCTTTCTTGAGCTTGCCTTCGCGTATGAGTTGCTCTTTTTCAGCACGAATGCGTTTTAGTAACTCTGAAGCAGGTTCATCGGCAGGGTCTTGGGGTACGAGTTTACCTTGTACGGCCTCCCGCAAAATAGCTTGCCGAAGCTGAGTTAGTAATTCTGATTGAAGTTTAAGTTCAGATTGTAAAGTATCATATTTGGTTTCAAAAGACTTAATTTTCTTAATGATCTCCTGTTGTTCTTCCCTAGATGGAAATGGTATATCGATGTCAAAAAATTGTTCTGGATGAATACGTTTTGATCCTGTTCCTTTCGCTAATCCCTCTAAAGATTTATAAAAATCACCCTGTTTTAAGAAATAAAAAATCCATTCACTTAAACAATCTTCATGAATATCAAACGTAGGGATATCTGAACTACTTTCAAAGCCGTCCAATTCAGAGGGAATAATACCAAAAGCCCCTTTAAATAGATTTTGCTTTCCATAAATAAATTGACCAGCTCTTCTTATATAATATTTTGTCCCTCCTTCTATTCCATTTTCAAATGGTCTTTTCTCCACTCCTTTTACATTTAATTTCACGGTGATTCTC from Xanthocytophaga agilis harbors:
- a CDS encoding restriction endonuclease subunit S — protein: MTWQKIKIRKILTESKVPSDSPDPDKRITVKLNVKGVEKRPFENGIEGGTKYYIRRAGQFIYGKQNLFKGAFGIIPSELDGFESSSDIPTFDIHEDCLSEWIFYFLKQGDFYKSLEGLAKGTGSKRIHPEQFFDIDIPFPSREEQQEIIKKIKSFETKYDTLQSELKLQSELLTQLRQAILREAVQGKLVPQDPADEPASELLKRIRAEKEQLIREGKLKKEKPLPPITPEEIPFELPQGWVWCRLGDVTLKSESGKSFTCEKYPAEYPEWGVIKVSAISWDAFNEKENKALLRNTQPTLAYQIHEGDYLISRANTEDLVGKSVVVGKVSLNVLLSDKSIRFLFSSKVDKHYINLLNNSSIAREYYKEVATGTSDSMKNISREQMYSLLIPLPPFAEQNRIVEKVESLMTLCTQLEAQITTSQQQAEQLMQTVLRDAFTNPDIMEEAELLGEEKATLFETEQLRLF
- a CDS encoding AAA family ATPase, coding for MYIQKVSIKNIRSIQRFEMEFENPAGWHVLIGDNGAGKSSIIRSIALGLVGPEEILGIKPNWNNWITWKEDNGSVELGIEPEEGIDSQDSTSGIGKSFTLQLNFRRDPEGNVFFDTTTGVQNQVPAALWKGKEGWFSAGYGPFRRFSGGSTEMEKVFENPGYARLASHLSLFGEDVALTEATRWLVTVNYKMLEQRANNASYRDWLEDLKRLINSTDFLPHNTSLLRISSDGVVFKDGNGAEISVMQMSDGYRSILSLTLELIRQMVRVYGEDKVFKDIREDRMIINLPGVVLIDEVDAHLHPTWQTRIGQWFTKYFPKLQFIVTSHSPLVCRAAEKGSIWRLAAPGSDNESGPVTGIQRDRLIYGNVLDAYGTEVFGENVSISAQSTEKINQLAALNIKSVMGTISASEKKELQDLKAIFPTETL